The DNA segment ACCGTGGCGAGTATTGCGCCATAGGCCGCCCACACCATTGAGAGGGCATACTGCTGGGCGTCCCGACCTCCGTGCAGGCCCCAATCGGCGAAGTACCAGGCTTCGGTGGTCAGAACCCACAGCAGCAGCAGCGCCCCCGCGTAGGGCAGTACACCGGCCAGCGATTCCTCGTCACCGACGTAGGTGCTCGTGCGCCGGTACCAGTGCGACAGCACAAACAGCATCCCCGCGACAAGCAGCAGGGGCAGTGCGTGGAAGTTGGCCAGGGGCACGTAGTTCCTCGCATTCAAGCCTGGATCGACCACCAGAACCTTCACGGCCACGAGAACGAGGACCGTCAGGCCGACGCCCCGCAGGGGATAGTTGTCCTGTTTCATCCCCATCAGCAGCATCATGCAGGCGAAGATCAGCCACACCATCGACAGGCACATCTGTTGCCCGGCCAAGCCCTCCTCGGTTCGCCATCCCAGGTACATCCAGCCCTCTGAGCTTGCCACCCACAAAAGCAGACCCGCGGCGGCGATCGCCATGCATGCTCGCTGGACGTCCACAGCAGGGCTCTTCTCCTGATTGCGACCTTCCCACACGTAGGCCGCGAGCAGTACCAGTGCCACAATCAGAAGCGGGGCAGCATGAGGGTTCACGAGAGGAAGGTAGGTCGCCGCAACCAGGGGCGGATCGAGCCCAAAGACCTTGAGCGCCGTTGCCGCGAACAGCCCGAAGGCCGTGCACCGAAGCACCGGCTCCTTCTGCCACATCCCTATCAGCAGGAGCGCGAGGCCGAAGGCAAGCCACACTCCGGAGAGCGCAGCGTGCTGCGTGACAAGGTCGTAGCCGAGCGACCAGCCTGTGAAGAGCCAGGCCTCCACGCTGAAGACCCACAGCAGCAGGCCCACACCCACGATGAGCAACCCCGTTGCAGCCTGCTTCTCGATCTCCTCTGTCTCCTCTGATCTCCGGTACCAGACCGAGGCCGCAAAGGCGATCAGCGCAATCACCAGCAGCGGGGCGGCGTGCGCATTCACTATCGGAAGGTATGTGTCCGTCGATAGCGGCGGCTCTCCCGCGAGGATCTTCAGAACCGTGACGCCCAGCAGCCCAAGGGCCGCCCACCGGCACACCCTGTTGTGACCTGCGATCCCTACCGCCATCAGCGCCACGGAGAACGCGACCCACACACCGGACAAAGCGAAGTGCTGCACCGGCAGTCCGTAACCGAGCCACCAGCCGACGAACAGCCACGTCTCAGAACTGACAATCCACAGCAGCAGGCCGGTCGCTGAAGCGACCACGCCCATGCCAAGATTGCACTCGGCCACGTCCTTCCGCTTGACCACCAGGTACCACGCGCCCAGCCCATACAACAGCGCCGTGATCAAGAGCAGCGGCGCCACCCGGTGGTGAACCAGGGGCACATAGCTGTTCGCCGTCACAAGCGGGTCTACGCACAGGACCTTGAGCACGGTGACCCCGAGCACCACCAGGGCCAGGTAGCGGAAGGCCGGCGCATCCCGCACCATGCCGATCCCCATGAAGACCGCGCCGAAGGTGATCCAGACTCCCGAGAGCGCGAAATGCTGGGCCCACGTGTCCAGACCGAGTTGCCACCCAACGAGGGACCATATCTCGGCGCTGGACACCCAGAAGAGAAGTATGGTGGCTAGCGTTGCAAGGCCCTCGACGTTCTTTGTCTCAGTCGCGTCGAGGCGGTCTCGGATGCCCGCATAGAGGTAGGCGCACAGATACAGGGCTGCGGCGACGGTCAGCATCGACAGACCGCGGCTGTTCACGAGCCACTGGTAGCCCTCGCGTGTGATCTGGCTATCGACGAGTATGGTCCTCATCACGGGCAGCATGAGCACGATCAGCCCCGCATCCCGCAGGGCCTTGGAGCGGAACTGGCAACCCAGCGCGACCACCACTACAACCTCGGCAGCCCAGAGGATGGTCATGCGATAGCCGTCCACGAGCAGCGGCATCGCCCCAGTCAGGAAGAGAACAGCCAGGCCCACGTGAACGGGCCCGAAACACTTCTGCTCGGGTCGCCGCAGGACGCCCGTCACACCGACGAAGGCGTACAGGGCTGTGAGCACCAGTGCAAGCGGTCCGGCGCCCTGGACAGGCACCAGGTCATGACACCCCATCAGGAAGAAGACAGCGGCGTTGGCACAGGCGAAGGCTGCATCGGTCTCGCGGGCGATCACGCCATGCACTCCGTGTCGTAGCCAGGCGGCGCCGACGAAGGCAAGAAGGAAGAGCGAGGTGAAGCGCAGGTTCGTCAGGTCTGCTCCCCAGCGGTCTCCCCCAAGACGCCAGAGGAGATAGACCACCCAGGTACATCCCAGCACCGCCCACTCAAGGCCATGCCATGCTCGGCGTTCTATGGCGGCCAGACAACCCAGTGCGGCCACAACGAGATAACC comes from the Armatimonadia bacterium genome and includes:
- a CDS encoding DUF2339 domain-containing protein — its product is MDLGNLSQGREFVRKARQRGLRDFEIARALLAHGWTKTTVQTLSHSLALPLAVSWEALDYTEGPPPPTEPSITPASLAGNAAGSPPSPPQSPPSAAPPAPLRPRRDLETVIGTMWLTRIGMIAVLLAVAYLLKHAYSQGWITEQMLVAVGMVAGLAILAGGEYAHHKGYVIQSQALTGGGAAMLYLTLWAGQHLYGLLGSATTFPLMAVVTLLAAAQAIRHESETVATFAWVTGYLVPLLLGGGGGGSAESGGPGPLFAYLSLLSVAVFVVAQRYPWPTFTGMALLGAYSSGVYIFRVSGGALAWTLTYLMLVTAGILWVSVSRQGREGENFGAVGAIAGYLVTGVVLMTGASGSPFVPYMYLLALSGCALWLGHTQDWRAMRWLGALGSFAGFLLLLPVIARSGLVGTGNWMLLYAAMCVSGTLAVSAGRGTDAEPLALSAVGTAYAAIYTLVYISPSGAVSGGAVFAFLTLLAGAVLVITVLSPWRYFSAVGISAAFLATGLVAAARVPGLVVPLPLVYLVLVGAGALLASVYSDTLVLGVISVLGVYVGLVLSGMVEEPALQLVVPGYLVVAALGCLAAIERRAWHGLEWAVLGCTWVVYLLWRLGGDRWGADLTNLRFTSLFLLAFVGAAWLRHGVHGVIARETDAAFACANAAVFFLMGCHDLVPVQGAGPLALVLTALYAFVGVTGVLRRPEQKCFGPVHVGLAVLFLTGAMPLLVDGYRMTILWAAEVVVVVALGCQFRSKALRDAGLIVLMLPVMRTILVDSQITREGYQWLVNSRGLSMLTVAAALYLCAYLYAGIRDRLDATETKNVEGLATLATILLFWVSSAEIWSLVGWQLGLDTWAQHFALSGVWITFGAVFMGIGMVRDAPAFRYLALVVLGVTVLKVLCVDPLVTANSYVPLVHHRVAPLLLITALLYGLGAWYLVVKRKDVAECNLGMGVVASATGLLLWIVSSETWLFVGWWLGYGLPVQHFALSGVWVAFSVALMAVGIAGHNRVCRWAALGLLGVTVLKILAGEPPLSTDTYLPIVNAHAAPLLVIALIAFAASVWYRRSEETEEIEKQAATGLLIVGVGLLLWVFSVEAWLFTGWSLGYDLVTQHAALSGVWLAFGLALLLIGMWQKEPVLRCTAFGLFAATALKVFGLDPPLVAATYLPLVNPHAAPLLIVALVLLAAYVWEGRNQEKSPAVDVQRACMAIAAAGLLLWVASSEGWMYLGWRTEEGLAGQQMCLSMVWLIFACMMLLMGMKQDNYPLRGVGLTVLVLVAVKVLVVDPGLNARNYVPLANFHALPLLLVAGMLFVLSHWYRRTSTYVGDEESLAGVLPYAGALLLLWVLTTEAWYFADWGLHGGRDAQQYALSMVWAAYGAILATVGLIRDNPPLRWIAMALLGVTVLKVSFLDLREVDIFYRILTLLCVGIVLIAVGFAYQRLVREQDR